In Paracoccus sp. N5, a single window of DNA contains:
- a CDS encoding LysR substrate-binding domain-containing protein: MPLPPLNALRAFEAAARLKSFKAAADALFVTQSAVSHQIRHLEDFLRVPLFDRSGARPRILPAGQELARTLSLSFAEIDAACRRIAQARQERVLVIAAIPSVAICWLIPRLARFRESHPEVALRVVYAMHGHEIDFSATHLAFVYADRAPQLPGVETLAFLSGACVPVCSPQLLPAAPTVAEIKAAGLLHDTDRSGWAEWLAQAGSGLDPQDPGPLFEDFNLLRAAALAGQGVALCPLAMIRDDLDSGRLVQLSAEAVLDQFDYYLLCTEALPPALAEDAAAFRAWAFAERDAG; encoded by the coding sequence ATGCCGCTGCCTCCGCTGAATGCGCTGCGGGCCTTCGAGGCGGCGGCGCGGTTGAAAAGCTTCAAGGCGGCGGCGGATGCGCTGTTCGTCACCCAGTCGGCCGTCAGCCACCAGATCCGGCATCTGGAGGATTTCCTGCGGGTGCCGCTGTTCGACCGTTCCGGCGCGCGGCCGAGAATTCTGCCGGCAGGACAAGAGCTTGCGCGGACGCTGAGCCTGTCCTTCGCCGAGATCGACGCCGCCTGCCGCCGCATCGCCCAGGCGCGGCAGGAGCGGGTGCTGGTGATCGCGGCCATCCCCTCAGTCGCGATCTGCTGGCTGATCCCGCGGCTGGCGCGGTTCCGCGAAAGCCATCCCGAGGTGGCGCTGCGCGTGGTCTATGCCATGCACGGGCATGAGATCGACTTCAGCGCGACTCACCTGGCCTTCGTCTATGCCGACCGGGCGCCGCAGCTGCCGGGGGTCGAGACGCTGGCCTTTCTGTCGGGGGCCTGCGTGCCGGTGTGCAGCCCGCAGCTGCTGCCCGCGGCGCCGACGGTGGCCGAGATCAAGGCGGCGGGGCTGTTGCACGACACCGACCGCTCGGGCTGGGCGGAATGGCTGGCGCAGGCGGGATCGGGGCTGGACCCGCAGGACCCCGGGCCGCTGTTCGAGGATTTCAACCTGCTGCGCGCCGCCGCGCTGGCCGGGCAGGGGGTGGCGCTGTGCCCGCTGGCGATGATCCGCGACGATCTCGACTCGGGCCGGCTGGTGCAGCTGTCGGCCGAGGCGGTGCTGGACCAGTTTGACTATTACCTGCTTTGCACCGAGGCGCTGCCGCCGGCGCTGGCCGAGGATGCGGCGGCGTTCCGCGCCTGG